One region of Candidatus Poribacteria bacterium genomic DNA includes:
- a CDS encoding MoaD/ThiS family protein, with amino-acid sequence MPTIVIPPLMRKFTDGEENVALPGATVREVINNLESRHPGMKERLCEEDRLKPGIAVYINGLLTRGSLLERVDADAEIHFLPAIGGGMAEPSN; translated from the coding sequence ATGCCAACCATAGTCATTCCACCCCTCATGCGTAAATTCACAGACGGTGAAGAGAACGTTGCGCTCCCTGGTGCGACTGTTCGTGAAGTGATTAATAATTTAGAAAGTCGCCACCCGGGTATGAAAGAGCGGTTGTGTGAAGAGGACCGTCTTAAGCCCGGCATCGCCGTATATATCAATGGTCTCCTTACTCGGGGATCCCTCCTTGAACGCGTTGACGCGGACGCAGAAATTCATTTCCTTCCTGCTATCGGTGGCGGTATGGCAGAACCTTCTAACTGA